The genomic window GGACCAAGCCACCGCGCGTAGGACATGGTCGACTTGATGTCCACGCCGGGCCGGACCCTGTTGGCACCCTGCATCGCGCCCCGGTAGATCCAGTGCTCACCCCGTGTCGTGGACACGGTCCGGGTGGCGGGCAGGCTCGCACAGGCCCACGCGATGGCGTCCGCGTTGTCGAGGTCCACGACCGTCAGCCCGGCCCCGCCCGGGTGGTAGGCGACCGCGCTCGCGGTAAGCCAGGCGCGGCGCCACGGGCCGGAACTGATGACGTCAGGGTCGGTGGTGGCGGCGGCCCATGCGTGGCAGGGCCCGGGGCAGGCGCACGGCCCCGGGGTCTTCATGTTCGGTCGCCCGCCACAGGCGTTGTCGGTGCAGCGGCGGCAGTTGCCGAAGGGCACCTTCCCGGCTCGTAACGGCAGCACGGGCACGCCGGTGGCTGCCAGGGAGAGAGCGGTATGCAGATGCTCTCGCCGGATGTCGGTCGGTTGCGTCATGCTGGGAGACCTCCACAGGTCTGTTGATGGCAGGTGGATTGACGGCGGCCCCGGTTCTTGGCGGAAGGGGGGCCGCCGTTGGTGTTGGACTGGATAGATCAGGCGGGGTGCTCAGGCCGCCTGGCGGCCGGGCTGGAGCATGCCGTCGTCGGTCTTGACGAGGGCTCCCGTAGCGGTGAGGGTCTTGATCTCGCGGGAGACGGTGCCCTTGTTGATTCCGGTGCGGTCGGTGATGTCCCGCAGGGTGCGGGCCCCGTCGTGGACGGCTCGCAGTACCCGGTCACGATTCGTCTCCGCCCCGGTCGATGCGGGTGCGGGAGCTGTGGCGGGCGTCGGGGCGGTGGGTTCCTTGACCAGGCGGAGGGTCTTCCCGGAGGGCCGGGAGACTTCCCGGTGCCAGATGGGCCGGTCGGGGAGCGCGATGACGTCCGCAGGGGAGAAAGCGCGGGTGTTGATCGGGTGGGGCTTGGCCTTCGGGCCGGATCGCAGCATCGCCACGCCCGGCATGGGCAGTTCGTGCGCGTGCCAGCCCTTCTCCGTGGCGTCCTCTCCGAAGACCACGCGGGACTCACCCGAGGTGGACAGCGCGAGCGCGGCCCGGTAGGTGATCTGCGCGCTGATCTGCGGGTCGATACCGCCGTTGCGGTCCATGGTCGGCTTCTGCGTTGCCCAGATCAGGATGATCTCGGCAGCGCGCGCCATGCGGGCCAGGGTCCGCAGGTTCTCCATGATCCGGCTCCAGTCCGGATCGCCCGGGTCCTCCTTGGTGGGCCTCGCTCGGGGCGTCGCGGCCATGGAGATGACCTCGGCGCCTTCGTCTACGAACACCGTGATCCGGGGCCGGTCAGCACTGATGGCGATCACGTCCTGGCCGCGCGGGATGAGCGCCAGACGCTCGTGCATCTCCGCGACCAGGTCATCGGTGACGTCCAGCACCTCATCCGGCGTGATGGCCGTGCGGGCGCGGTGCTGCCAGTTCATGGCTTCCACGCGCTTGGGGTCGATGACGACCAGGCGGTGATCCTCGGCCTCGGAGCCTTCCGCGAGCAGGGCTCGGGTCGACCAGGACTTGCCCGACCCGGAGGTGCCCGCGACCAGCATCCGGCGCCCGAGCGGGACCATGACGGGTTTGCCGGTGACGGTGTCGACTCCCCACGGGGCGCCGGGTGTCCAGCCGTTCAGGTTGATGCCGTCGGCCGCGCTGCGGGTCCGCAGCGTGATCGTGGCGCGGTCGCCGTGGCTGCCGGAGGTGATCTCCATGCGCAGATCGGTCCGCGCCCCGAGCAGGGCCCGGATCTCGTCCGCCTTCGCCCGGAACGTCTTCGGCGTCCACCGCCCGTCCAGGCGCACGTGCGAGACCAGCCCGGCCGGGGTGAGCTTCGCCGGTGTGGGCACGGTGCCCGACAGGCCGCGGGCGTCGGCGTTCTGGATCCAGAACGACGGGTCCAGCCGCGAGGCCAAACGCCGCTCCTCCGCACTCATCCCGTCATCGAGCTGCACCGACGGATTACGGCGCCCCAACCACAGACCCGCGACGTTCAGGCCGATCAGCCCGGCCGAGATGGACGCCGGCCACACCGTGAGCGCGTGTGCGGCCTCCGACATCAGCCACGACGCCAGCCCGCTCGGTATCGCGTGCCCAGCGTGCACGTGGACCGCGCGTGCCGTGAGGGTGGCGGGGTAGTTCTTCCGTGCCGCCTTCAGCACGGACCGCGCCTGACTGTGATGCTGCTGCGCGGCCTTGTGCGCGGTACGCGCGGCCCGACGACTCGCGGACAGCGGGTTGTTGGACGCCTTACGGGCAGCGCTGCGCTGATTGCGGGCCATCACGGCGGTGGAGCGGGCGGAGTTGTGCTCCCGCTGCGCCGCCATGAGCGCCTTCAGGTTCTCCGGCGTCCGCAGCTGCGCCCGCCGCTCCGCCTCGCGGTCCCAGCGGGCCGCGAACGGCGCGCACACGGGCGCGAGCGCGTCCAATGCGGTGTTGGTTGTCGTGGTGGTGGTCGACCATGCTTGCTTCCAGTCCACGAAAGGGGTCCCTTCAAGACCGTGGATAAGGGCCGGTGCGCCGTTGCGTGGCGTCACCGGCCCGCCCGAATTGCGGTAGTTGGCGCTGCTGGTTGCGTCGACAACGCCGGTTGAACCCCCGCAACCACCTGTGACCTGCGAAGTTGCGGAGTTGCACCGTTCCTGAGAGAGGGCCCCTACGCGCACGCGCGCGTAGGGGGGCTGGAAACGCGGTCACGCAGCGTCTCCGTGACGCCTTGAACGGCCGTTCACGACCCCGGGGGTCTCAACCCACACCGGAGGGGGTTCAGGCGCCCTGTGGGCCGTCTACGGCTTCCGCTCGTTCCGGGCCGGATGGAAGGCGGGTCAACGCCCCTTGCGGCCGAGCCGCTTGGCGGCGGCCTTGCCGTCACTTCCGCCCACGGAGCGGACGACGGTGACCACAGCCCAGCCGAGCACGAGCGCGATGAACGCGAGCATCGCGAGGTTCGCGGCGATGGCCGTGAGGGCGCCGACGAGGAGCGGGCCGAAGTAGACGCCGGCCGCGACCGCCCCGGCGCCGACTCCGGAGCCGAGCGCGACGCGCTGCACCGTGCGGTCCGGCGGCGCCTGGTGAATGTGCTGGTGGACCACCTGTGGTGCGGCGGTCGGCAGGTGGTCGGCGTAGACGTAACGGCCGTCCGGGAGCTGTACCACCCGGGCGGGCTCGGGCAGGGATTCCATGTGTTCTCCCAGCTCAGAAGCGCCGCTAGAGTCGCGGCATGGGGGCGATTGAGATCGAGTGGGACCCGTTGCCGTGCAAGTGGTGTGAGCGGCCGATTGAGCAGCGCTCGTGGTGGCGCCTGAAGCGGTTCTGTAACCGCTGGCACCGCTTGAAGTACCGGCTCGCCCAGGTCGCGGAGTTCCTCCTGGACT from Streptomyces formicae includes these protein-coding regions:
- a CDS encoding DUF6251 family protein, with the protein product MESLPEPARVVQLPDGRYVYADHLPTAAPQVVHQHIHQAPPDRTVQRVALGSGVGAGAVAAGVYFGPLLVGALTAIAANLAMLAFIALVLGWAVVTVVRSVGGSDGKAAAKRLGRKGR
- a CDS encoding MarR family transcriptional regulator is translated as MDWKQAWSTTTTTTNTALDALAPVCAPFAARWDREAERRAQLRTPENLKALMAAQREHNSARSTAVMARNQRSAARKASNNPLSASRRAARTAHKAAQQHHSQARSVLKAARKNYPATLTARAVHVHAGHAIPSGLASWLMSEAAHALTVWPASISAGLIGLNVAGLWLGRRNPSVQLDDGMSAEERRLASRLDPSFWIQNADARGLSGTVPTPAKLTPAGLVSHVRLDGRWTPKTFRAKADEIRALLGARTDLRMEITSGSHGDRATITLRTRSAADGINLNGWTPGAPWGVDTVTGKPVMVPLGRRMLVAGTSGSGKSWSTRALLAEGSEAEDHRLVVIDPKRVEAMNWQHRARTAITPDEVLDVTDDLVAEMHERLALIPRGQDVIAISADRPRITVFVDEGAEVISMAATPRARPTKEDPGDPDWSRIMENLRTLARMARAAEIILIWATQKPTMDRNGGIDPQISAQITYRAALALSTSGESRVVFGEDATEKGWHAHELPMPGVAMLRSGPKAKPHPINTRAFSPADVIALPDRPIWHREVSRPSGKTLRLVKEPTAPTPATAPAPASTGAETNRDRVLRAVHDGARTLRDITDRTGINKGTVSREIKTLTATGALVKTDDGMLQPGRQAA
- a CDS encoding bifunctional DNA primase/polymerase encodes the protein MTQPTDIRREHLHTALSLAATGVPVLPLRAGKVPFGNCRRCTDNACGGRPNMKTPGPCACPGPCHAWAAATTDPDVISSGPWRRAWLTASAVAYHPGGAGLTVVDLDNADAIAWACASLPATRTVSTTRGEHWIYRGAMQGANRVRPGVDIKSTMSYARWLGPGTGTMTDLPDIVRALTVKEPAPARPASVTVPAPVGRGECPHRTPTYLDRGIAMAEQRITEAREAVHATVYRTFLAVLSTHGRCGCLTETHTARLFTAAQAKGESPRHCTDAWTNALTTLGLSHV